From Rutidosis leptorrhynchoides isolate AG116_Rl617_1_P2 chromosome 3, CSIRO_AGI_Rlap_v1, whole genome shotgun sequence, a single genomic window includes:
- the LOC139896183 gene encoding exosome complex component RRP41-like encodes MAAKAGAAPATYSPSPSTYKNKNRHSVLTDIDWVRPDGRDFHQCRPAFLRTGAVNAASGSAYAEFGNTKVIVSIFGPRESKKAMMYSDTGRLNCNVSYTTFATSVRGQGSDNKEISSQLHKSLEGSIKLDTFPKTTVDVFALVLESGGCDLPVVISCASLALADAGIMMYDLVASVSVSCLGKNLVIDPVSEEENYQDGSLLITCLPSRNEVTQLTITGEWSTPKIHEAMELCLDACSKLGNIMRSCLKESACASQE; translated from the exons ATGGCCGCCAAAGCTGGAGCTGCTCCGGCGACGTACTCACCGTCTCCGTCAacctataaaaataaaaatagacatTCCGTTCTCACCGACATCGATTGGGTACGTCCTGATGGCCGTGATTTTCACCAGTGCAGACCTGCAT TTTTACGAACTGGTGCTGTGAATGCTGCATCAGGATCTGCCTATGCAGAATTTGGTAATACCAAAGTCATTGTGTCTAT ATTTGGGCCACGTGAAAGTAAGAAAGCAATGATGTATAGTGACACCGGTCGACTGAATTGTAATGTTAGTTATACAACATTTGCTACTTCAGTTAGAGGACAG GGATCAGACAACAAAGAAATCTCATCACAGTTGCATAAATCTTTAGAAGGTTCCATTAAGCTAGACACATTTCCGAAAACCACCGTGGACGTATTTGCATTAGTATTGGAATCTGGAGGCT GTGATCTTCCTGTAGTAATCTCATGTGCCAGTCTTGCTTTGGCGGATGCTGGGATTATGATGTACGATTTGGTTGCCTCTGTTTCTGTG TCTTGCCTAGGGAAGAATCTTGTGATTGACCCTGTTTCCGAAGAAGAAAACTATCAAGATGGTAGTCTTTTGATTACATGCTTACCGTCTCGTAATGAAGTTACTCAGCTGACTATAACTGGAGAATGGTCAACCCCAAAGATTCATGAG GCAATGGAACTATGCCTTGATGCGTGTTCTAAGCTAGGGAATATTATGAGATCGTGTTTGAAAGAATCCGCCTGCGCCTCACAAGAATAG